ATTAGATCTAGAAAAAAGAATTACCTCAGAAGATTGATCCGGGGGAGTGTGTCTACCCTCGGAAAAATTAAGACCATTGTGATTGCTAGAGAAATCAAACatactgttgttgttgttatcgTCGGTGCTATTGAGGCttgttgtggttgtggttgtGACACAAGACTTGTTAGGAGGTGAATTTGGAGAACATATGAGATGATGGCCATTGTTGTTGTTAATGATACTCTCTTGTTTGATGTCAACAACCCCCATCGAAGCTTCTTGGTGGCTTAGGACTTGTTCTTCCCAGTTCTCTAGTCTCATCTTCCCTTGAAAACTATGGTGTTGTTGTCCATCATGATGATTATGATGGTTCATTATCTCCAATCTCTCTTCCTCTCCCATCATTAATCCACCCCTTAGGTCACAAATAAAATATTCGTATTAGATTTGCGTATTTGATACTGAAAATACTAGAAACACACACAAAGAAAAGTTTGGGTTTCATGGAAGCTGATATAACATATGTAAGAACAAAGCCATAAAGTTAACTAGAACTCAAGATCATGTCCTTAGAGAATATGTCCGTTGAGGGACAAAGAGTGATGGGGAGTTACAAAAGAAGTTGGCTAAGGCTCCAAGACTCAGGAGGGAGATCATTTCTTTCAAGCCAAGAAGAGAGATTAGGGTTATTAGGCaaagatggtgaagaagaagtcGACGGATATGGTAAAAAGTGCGGCAAGAGAGTCGGCATCATTCGAGGTCGGAGATAATTGTTGTTATTTGTCATTTGTGGCGGCAATGGCCCTTGCTGATGACCCATTAACGGTGGTGGTGGCCTCATGTCACCGCTTTCTTTCCACCAATTAGGGTTTCCGGCCGCCATCATCTGTTGAAGAACCGGCGAACTTTCCGAAACTCCTCTATTCATCCCCTTCTCTCTCTACACTCTCTCTTTAGATCTCTTTATGTGTTATCTAATAAAGGGCTTTGGAGAAACTTTGAGAGAAGTGTTTGTTCTTTAGCTTAAGTAGTATTAGTTTCttggagaaagagaaagagaatgaAAACTCAAAACTAACATATTTTGATCTCATTAATTTGTTAACATgtgatgttaattttatttggagttttaaatttaaaaaaattgttttaaattttttcttcgtcttcttctctctttctcgttcctttaattttctttcttatatttACTTGATTctatatcatatatgtatatactttttCCCCATGCTTTAGCTTTATCTTAAAGTGAGGCAGAGAAAGGTGGTAGCTACGTTTATTATCTAAATCAATACATGAGTtgagaaaaacaaacaaacagtatttttaatcaagaaaataaagattattcgaatatttaatatacggtttataaaattttcgtatatattttactaaaaatatttggGTATATCACAAGTGTCTTGCGTCTATGGTCTACGCATCCGCCTTTTTCTTCGAATGTAAATTTAATTATCCTTTTTCCATCTTTAATCATTCTTCAAACTTAGTGATTTttttatgtgattttttttttcaattagtaAAATTGCATCTTTAATTTAACggtttagattaattaatatttattctaaACTCGCAATGATTATATTCTGAACCAAAACTAGTGTTTGGATTTTGTAGGTACTAGCTACTCGAGCAGTCGAGCTAACAGTTTTCCCCTAATTTAatacccctaaactaaattaaaatgataaattagcTAAAAAATTGTTGATAAATTAACTTCatctatacttttttttttctaaaccgTGCTATTTGAGTTTTACTAATAACACAAATAGTTCTGTGATCCTTTTGCTTTAAT
The sequence above is drawn from the Brassica napus cultivar Da-Ae chromosome A8, Da-Ae, whole genome shotgun sequence genome and encodes:
- the LOC106361177 gene encoding transcription factor bHLH68-like, which gives rise to MNRGVSESSPVLQQMMAAGNPNWWKESGDMRPPPPLMGHQQGPLPPQMTNNNNYLRPRMMPTLLPHFLPYPSTSSSPSLPNNPNLSSWLERNDLPPESWSLSQLLLGGLMMGEEERLEIMNHHNHHDGQQHHSFQGKMRLENWEEQVLSHQEASMGVVDIKQESIINNNNGHHLICSPNSPPNKSCVTTTTTTSLNSTDDNNNNSMFDFSSNHNGLNFSEGRHTPPDQSSECNSLDIGGSTNKKPRLQPSPSSQSTLKVRKEKLGGRIAALHQLVSPFGKTDTASVLSEAVGYIRFLHSQIEALSHPYFSTTASGNMRHQQHILNDQCMKRRGASSSSTENQNANEEPKKDLRSRGLCLVPISCTLQVGSDNGADYWAPALGSAGFQ